In Paenibacillus durus, the DNA window TCACGGCCACCTGAGTCACATAATTGATACGCAGACGGCGTCCCTTATCGGTCGGCGGCGGATTGATCGCAACAGCATCCGAGACGACATCGTTGAGAAGATGCGTCGCAATGCGCAGGGAATGCTGCTGCGCGACATGCTGTACAATGGGCAGCAGCTTATGCAGGCGCTGTTTTGTCAGCGCGGACAGGAAGACAACCGGCGCATAGGTCATGAACAAGAAATGGTCGCGGATCTTGTTCTCGAAGTGCTGCATCGTCTTATCGTCCTTCTCGACGGCATCCCACTTATTAACCACGAACATCGATGCCTTGCCGGCATCATGCGCATAACCGGCGATATGCTTATCCTGATCGATGATGCCTTCTTCGCCGTTAATAACGACGAGTACGACATCCGCTCGTTCAATTGCCCGCATAGCGCGCATAACGCTGTATTTCTCCGTCGTTTCATACACTTTGCCGCGCTTTCGCATACCAGCGGTATCGATCAGCACATAGCGCTGTCCGTCACGTTCAAACGGCGTATCAATTGCATCGCGGGTCGTTCCCGCCACATCGCTGACAATAACGCGCTCCTCGCCGAGTATCGCATTGACCAAGGACGATTTGCCCACATTAGGGCGGCCGATCAGCGCAACGCGGATCACATCCTCGTCGTATTCCTCGTCCTGCGGCTCCGGAAGCCGCTCCGTAACCTCATCCAGCAGATCGCCGATTCCGGTGCCGTGGCTGCCGGAGATGCCGATCGGATCTCCGAAGCCCAGGCTGTAGAATTCATAGATATCCTCAGCCCGCTTCATATTGTCCACTTTGTTGATTGCGAGTACGACCGGCTTGCCTGACCGGAACAGCAGTTGAGCCACTTCCTCGTCCGCATTAGTCAATCCGCTCTTCGCTTCACACATAAATACGATAAGATCCGCTTCCTCGATCGCCAGCTCTGCCTGGA includes these proteins:
- the der gene encoding ribosome biogenesis GTPase Der, producing MARPVVAIVGRPNVGKSTIFNRLIGDRLAIVEDKPGITRDRIYGVSEWNGKAFSVIDTGGIEIDGEDMILKSIRIQAELAIEEADLIVFMCEAKSGLTNADEEVAQLLFRSGKPVVLAINKVDNMKRAEDIYEFYSLGFGDPIGISGSHGTGIGDLLDEVTERLPEPQDEEYDEDVIRVALIGRPNVGKSSLVNAILGEERVIVSDVAGTTRDAIDTPFERDGQRYVLIDTAGMRKRGKVYETTEKYSVMRAMRAIERADVVLVVINGEEGIIDQDKHIAGYAHDAGKASMFVVNKWDAVEKDDKTMQHFENKIRDHFLFMTYAPVVFLSALTKQRLHKLLPIVQHVAQQHSLRIATHLLNDVVSDAVAINPPPTDKGRRLRINYVTQVAVKPPTIVVFVNDPSLMHFSYERYLENKIRGAFNFEGTPIRIFTRRKSDDE